In Nocardia asteroides, the following proteins share a genomic window:
- a CDS encoding carotenoid biosynthesis protein, giving the protein MIGARSGRVRGVAAAFGRWVRAEPGRALPAATAILLVATQIAYPLSAGTTRDRITIVVVGLSAATAVLHAGTTRGWRWALGFLVVVSGLGLSAEIAGTATGFPFGAYAYAVERLGPALAEVPLVVPLAWTGGLYPIWIVATLVVAPSGAGPAGGRAGFAVRRACLFVVGAVGWDLFLDPQMVADGQWTWRVTDAGLPGLAQIPYTNYLGWALVATVMALLLTALDRAVPAAHDPSVAVPVAVFVWTWLGSTLAHAVFLGLPASAVWGFLGSAPLGIPLLLRARKLGAPS; this is encoded by the coding sequence GTGATCGGCGCGCGCAGCGGGCGGGTGCGTGGAGTCGCCGCGGCGTTCGGGCGGTGGGTGCGGGCCGAGCCGGGGCGGGCGCTGCCGGCCGCGACGGCGATCCTGCTGGTCGCGACGCAGATCGCCTATCCGTTGAGCGCGGGCACGACGCGGGATCGCATCACGATCGTCGTGGTCGGGCTCTCGGCCGCGACCGCCGTGCTGCACGCGGGGACGACTCGCGGTTGGCGATGGGCCCTGGGTTTTCTGGTCGTCGTCTCCGGGTTGGGGCTGAGCGCCGAGATCGCCGGGACCGCCACCGGGTTCCCGTTCGGCGCGTACGCGTATGCCGTCGAGCGGCTGGGGCCCGCGCTCGCGGAGGTCCCGCTGGTCGTCCCGCTGGCCTGGACCGGCGGGCTCTATCCGATCTGGATCGTCGCCACGCTGGTGGTGGCGCCGTCCGGAGCCGGGCCGGCCGGGGGCCGTGCCGGTTTCGCGGTGCGCCGGGCCTGCCTGTTCGTCGTCGGCGCGGTGGGGTGGGACCTGTTCCTCGATCCGCAGATGGTGGCCGACGGGCAGTGGACGTGGCGGGTCACCGATGCCGGGCTGCCGGGGCTGGCGCAGATCCCGTACACCAACTACCTCGGCTGGGCCCTCGTCGCGACGGTGATGGCGCTGCTGCTGACCGCGCTCGACCGGGCGGTCCCGGCCGCGCACGACCCGTCGGTGGCGGTTCCGGTGGCGGTGTTCGTCTGGACCTGGCTCGGCTCGACCCTCGCGCACGCGGTGTTCCTCGGGCTGCCCGCGTCCGCGGTGTGGGGGTTCCTCGGGTCGGCGCCGCTCGGTATTCCGCTGCTGCTGCGTGCTCGCAAGCTCGGCGCACCGAGCTGA
- a CDS encoding glycosyltransferase: MGAAGRYLTWAGTGLAALGATTAAYNLATLRTLPRRVAGVIEPVTVCVPARDEADRLPALIADLRAQTGVPRLHVLILDDASADDTYAAALAAVDGDSRFTVLRSAAHPAPGWTGKAAACARLAARTDAAALVFVDADVRLAPHAIAAAVTELRARGAGLVSAWPVQRAGSPAERLVQPLLAWSWASTLPLGAANRSLRPSTAVACGQFLAVDAAAYRAGGGHAAVAASATEDLDLARALRRAGHRTALVTAGEAASTRMYTGATELADGYTRWLWSAYRGRLDTGAAVGLLAALAYWLPPLAALCGRGRVRRAGLLGYLAAVAGRLATRSTETRRPPTRTDLTSALAHPAGVAAYLSLWLRSHHRHRTGTLRWKHRPLVTPEPATARHA, from the coding sequence ATGGGCGCGGCGGGCCGTTACCTGACCTGGGCGGGCACCGGCCTCGCCGCGCTGGGCGCGACCACCGCCGCCTACAACCTGGCCACGCTGCGCACCCTCCCGCGCCGGGTCGCCGGGGTGATCGAACCGGTGACGGTGTGTGTCCCCGCCCGGGACGAGGCCGACCGCCTGCCCGCCCTGATCGCCGACCTGCGCGCCCAGACCGGCGTGCCGCGGCTGCACGTCCTGATCCTCGACGACGCCTCCGCCGACGATACCTACGCGGCCGCGCTCGCCGCCGTCGACGGCGACAGCCGGTTCACGGTGCTGCGCTCGGCCGCCCACCCCGCGCCCGGCTGGACCGGCAAGGCCGCCGCCTGCGCGCGCCTGGCCGCCCGCACCGACGCGGCGGCCCTGGTCTTCGTCGACGCCGACGTGCGACTGGCGCCGCACGCGATCGCCGCGGCGGTCACCGAACTGCGTGCGCGCGGTGCCGGTCTGGTGTCGGCGTGGCCGGTGCAGCGAGCCGGGTCCCCGGCCGAGCGGCTGGTGCAGCCGCTGCTGGCGTGGTCGTGGGCGTCCACCCTGCCGCTCGGCGCGGCCAACCGCAGTCTGCGCCCGTCGACCGCGGTGGCCTGTGGCCAGTTCCTCGCCGTCGACGCGGCGGCGTACCGGGCCGGTGGCGGGCACGCCGCCGTCGCCGCCAGCGCCACCGAAGATCTCGATCTGGCCAGGGCGCTGCGCCGGGCGGGTCATCGCACCGCGCTGGTGACCGCGGGCGAGGCCGCGAGCACCCGGATGTACACCGGCGCCACCGAACTCGCCGACGGCTACACCCGCTGGCTCTGGTCGGCCTACCGCGGCCGCCTCGACACCGGCGCCGCGGTGGGTCTGCTCGCCGCCCTGGCCTATTGGCTCCCCCCACTGGCCGCGCTGTGCGGCCGCGGCCGGGTCCGCCGCGCCGGCCTGCTCGGCTACCTGGCCGCGGTCGCGGGCCGCCTGGCCACCCGCAGCACCGAAACCCGCCGCCCGCCCACCCGCACCGACCTCACCTCCGCCCTGGCCCACCCGGCCGGCGTCGCCGCCTACCTCTCGCTGTGGCTGCGCTCCCACCACCGCCACCGCACCGGCACCCTCCGCTGGAAACACCGCCCCCTCGTCACCCCCGAACCCGCCACCGCCCGACACGCCTGA
- a CDS encoding dipeptide ABC transporter ATP-binding protein yields the protein MTAPLLRVSDLRVTYRSGSGPVDALRGASIEVARGEVVALVGESGSGKSTLAHSVIGLLGDSARIVAGGVEFAGEPVDPTDEKSLRRLRGVRIGFVPQDPGLSLNPVLRVGEQVAETLLVHRLADRRGARLQALDLLAEVGLDRPELRARQYPHELSGGQRQRVLIAIALACGPELIIADEPTSALDATVARQVLDRLAERIAARGTAVLLITHDLAVAAERADRLVVLEHGEIVESGPAAQVLDRPTHPYTRRLLAASPALAPTPFRAPRPRAESPLLSVRALHKRFHAADVTAVDDVEFTLDRGETLALVGESGSGKSTTARIALRLTEPDSGTVTFDGHDLTGARRRKLRELRRRFQVVYQNPYSSLDPRWQVGDIVAEPLRAYGLGDRSRRVTELLDQVALPAEFTARRPAELSGGQRQRVAIARALALRPDLLVLDEPVSALDASVQAQILDLLDTLQAELALGYLFISHDLAVVRRISDRVAVMRHGRIVEIGPTATLFTDPQHAYTRELLAAIPVPRARIAPLDGKDLTR from the coding sequence ATGACGGCGCCCCTGCTGCGGGTCAGCGACCTGCGCGTCACCTACCGCTCCGGGTCCGGTCCCGTCGACGCCCTGCGCGGCGCCTCGATCGAGGTCGCGCGCGGTGAGGTGGTGGCCCTGGTCGGCGAATCCGGTTCGGGAAAGTCGACGTTGGCGCATTCGGTGATCGGCCTGCTCGGCGACTCGGCGCGCATCGTCGCCGGCGGAGTCGAGTTCGCCGGTGAGCCGGTGGACCCCACCGACGAGAAGTCGCTGCGCCGGTTGCGCGGAGTGCGGATCGGGTTCGTGCCACAGGATCCCGGGCTGTCGCTCAATCCGGTGCTGCGGGTCGGCGAGCAGGTGGCCGAAACCCTGCTCGTGCATCGGCTGGCCGATCGGCGCGGCGCCCGGTTGCAGGCGCTGGACCTGCTGGCGGAGGTCGGGCTCGACCGCCCCGAGCTGCGGGCGCGCCAGTATCCGCACGAGCTGTCCGGTGGACAGCGTCAGCGGGTGCTCATCGCCATCGCGCTGGCCTGCGGGCCGGAGCTGATCATCGCCGACGAGCCGACCAGCGCGCTCGACGCCACCGTGGCCAGGCAGGTGCTCGACCGGCTCGCCGAGCGGATCGCCGCGCGCGGGACGGCGGTCCTGCTGATCACCCACGATCTGGCGGTCGCCGCCGAGCGGGCCGATCGGCTGGTCGTCCTCGAGCACGGCGAGATCGTCGAATCCGGCCCGGCGGCACAGGTTCTCGACCGGCCGACGCACCCGTACACGCGCCGGCTGCTCGCCGCCTCCCCCGCGCTCGCGCCCACCCCGTTCCGGGCGCCGCGCCCGCGCGCGGAGTCGCCGCTGCTGTCGGTCCGCGCCCTGCACAAGCGGTTCCACGCCGCCGACGTGACCGCGGTCGACGATGTGGAGTTCACCCTCGACCGGGGCGAGACCCTGGCCCTGGTCGGCGAATCCGGGTCGGGCAAGTCCACCACCGCCCGCATCGCCCTGCGGCTGACCGAACCCGACAGCGGCACCGTGACCTTCGACGGACACGACCTCACCGGCGCCCGCAGGCGCAAGCTGCGGGAACTCCGGCGGCGCTTCCAGGTGGTGTACCAGAACCCGTACTCCTCGCTGGATCCGCGCTGGCAGGTGGGCGATATCGTCGCCGAACCGCTGCGCGCCTACGGCCTCGGCGACCGGTCCCGGCGGGTCACCGAGCTGCTGGACCAGGTGGCGCTGCCCGCCGAGTTCACCGCCCGCAGGCCCGCCGAACTGTCCGGCGGCCAGCGCCAGCGGGTGGCGATCGCCCGCGCGCTGGCGCTGCGACCCGACCTGCTGGTGCTCGACGAACCGGTCTCGGCACTCGACGCCTCGGTGCAGGCGCAGATCCTCGACCTGCTCGACACCCTGCAGGCCGAGCTCGCGCTGGGCTACCTGTTCATCTCCCACGATCTGGCGGTGGTCCGCCGGATCAGCGACCGGGTGGCGGTGATGCGGCACGGCCGCATCGTCGAGATCGGCCCCACCGCGACCCTGTTCACCGATCCGCAGCACGCCTACACCAGGGAGCTGCTCGCGGCGATCCCGGTGCCGCGCGCCCGGATCGCCCCACTCGACGGAAAGGACCTCACCCGATGA
- a CDS encoding ABC transporter substrate-binding protein yields the protein MIGPRHRLAAVAGVLAVATSVVACGSDSGGPGGQAGPPQPGGTLRYGLSQAPSCSDPAQAGTNQTIYVARQIVDSLTDQDPKTGAITPWLAQSWEVSPDAKVFTFKLADGVTFSDGTALTADSVRDTFDAVVKLGGAKAPLGASYLTNYVGTTAVDKLTARVEFSQPNAQFLQASSTPQLGILAQATNAKPAEARCAGDNIGSGPFTYAAYKQDVSATLAKRAGYHWGSAVFGHEGEAYLDRIEFTVVPESGVRTGSLVSGQLDAISDALPQDAPQIEAVGGRILSTSNPGTPFGLQPNVNRGPLRDPAVRQALLPALDRKQLVDTVLGPQFKFATSSLASATPAYTDLSAQLPHDPAKAKSILDQAGWVPGGDGIRTKDGERLSFSVTFSQVFAGNQAILELVQQQLRQVGVELKLDLVSGPESTARMGTKDYDAIYGNSTRADGDILRTSFSLGGRNLNARGPIPALDETLDKQLATSDPAARAALLGTAQRQILDNGLYVPTVELSQAIGAAATTQDLTFEASARLQFFDTWLSGR from the coding sequence GTGATCGGTCCCCGTCATCGTCTCGCCGCCGTCGCCGGCGTCCTCGCCGTCGCCACCTCGGTGGTGGCCTGCGGCAGTGACAGTGGTGGCCCGGGTGGGCAGGCCGGTCCGCCGCAGCCCGGCGGCACCCTGCGCTACGGACTCTCGCAGGCACCCTCCTGCTCGGACCCGGCGCAGGCGGGCACGAACCAGACCATCTACGTGGCCCGCCAGATCGTCGACTCGCTCACCGATCAGGATCCGAAGACCGGGGCCATCACCCCGTGGCTGGCGCAGAGCTGGGAGGTCAGTCCCGACGCGAAGGTGTTCACCTTCAAGCTCGCCGACGGCGTGACCTTCAGCGACGGCACCGCGCTGACCGCCGATTCGGTGCGCGACACCTTCGACGCCGTCGTCAAGCTCGGTGGCGCCAAGGCGCCGCTGGGCGCGAGCTACCTGACCAACTACGTGGGCACCACCGCGGTCGACAAGCTCACCGCCCGCGTCGAGTTCAGCCAGCCCAACGCCCAGTTCCTGCAGGCCTCCTCGACGCCGCAGCTGGGCATCCTCGCCCAGGCCACCAACGCCAAGCCGGCCGAGGCCAGGTGCGCGGGCGACAACATCGGCAGCGGCCCGTTCACCTACGCGGCCTACAAGCAGGATGTCTCGGCGACGCTGGCCAAGCGGGCCGGATACCACTGGGGTTCGGCGGTGTTCGGCCACGAGGGCGAGGCCTATCTGGACCGGATCGAGTTCACCGTGGTCCCCGAGTCGGGCGTGCGCACCGGCAGCCTGGTGTCCGGGCAGCTCGACGCGATCAGCGACGCGCTGCCGCAGGACGCGCCGCAGATCGAGGCCGTGGGCGGTCGCATCCTGTCCACGTCGAACCCGGGCACCCCGTTCGGCTTGCAGCCCAATGTGAATCGCGGTCCGCTGCGTGACCCGGCGGTGCGCCAGGCACTGCTGCCCGCGCTCGACCGCAAGCAGCTGGTCGACACCGTGCTGGGCCCGCAGTTCAAGTTCGCGACCTCGTCGCTGGCCTCGGCCACGCCCGCCTACACCGATCTCTCGGCGCAGCTGCCGCACGACCCGGCCAAGGCGAAGTCGATCCTGGACCAGGCGGGCTGGGTGCCCGGCGGCGACGGCATCCGGACCAAGGACGGTGAGCGCCTGAGCTTCTCGGTGACCTTCAGCCAGGTGTTCGCCGGCAACCAGGCGATCCTGGAGCTGGTGCAGCAGCAGCTGCGCCAGGTCGGGGTGGAGCTGAAGCTGGACCTGGTCTCGGGTCCGGAGTCCACCGCGCGGATGGGCACCAAGGACTACGACGCCATCTACGGCAACTCGACCCGCGCCGACGGTGACATCCTGCGCACGAGCTTCTCGCTGGGCGGCCGCAATCTCAACGCGCGCGGCCCGATCCCGGCACTGGACGAAACCCTGGACAAGCAGCTGGCCACCAGCGACCCGGCCGCTCGCGCCGCGCTGCTCGGCACCGCGCAGCGGCAGATCCTCGACAACGGTCTCTACGTTCCCACGGTCGAGCTGTCGCAGGCGATCGGCGCCGCGGCGACCACCCAGGACCTGACGTTCGAGGCCTCGGCCCGGCTGCAGTTCTTCGACACCTGGCTGAGCGGGCGCTGA
- a CDS encoding LppM family (lipo)protein: protein MPTPSPRRRARRVTAVAVLLALLVPALAGCLRVQVSMGVSSNDRVSGRIVAAVVPTGPADKGPQLKAPDQLAAKVRVENYNQDGYVGTQVFFDDLTFGEVGQLGGLSDQTQGMFTLEFQRTGDLVSLTGRVDLESVPPHGSDVQFSIAFPARVAKTNGTREGDNTVSWKLPAGETSTLRAEVKYADPNTRSFAGWAGIVGGITLAVAALIAGMAFRDRNPAPPNSPRGPFSPQEMWREIASRRLGR from the coding sequence ATGCCCACTCCGTCTCCGCGCCGGCGCGCGCGCCGCGTGACGGCCGTCGCCGTGCTGCTGGCGCTGCTGGTGCCCGCGCTGGCCGGGTGCCTGCGCGTGCAGGTGTCGATGGGTGTGTCGTCCAACGACCGGGTCTCGGGGCGGATCGTGGCCGCGGTCGTGCCGACCGGGCCAGCCGACAAGGGCCCGCAGCTGAAGGCGCCGGACCAGCTGGCCGCCAAGGTGCGCGTGGAGAACTACAACCAGGACGGTTACGTCGGCACCCAGGTGTTCTTCGATGACCTGACCTTCGGCGAGGTCGGCCAGCTGGGCGGGCTCTCGGACCAGACCCAGGGCATGTTCACCCTGGAGTTCCAGCGCACCGGCGACCTGGTGAGCCTCACCGGGCGCGTCGACCTGGAGTCGGTGCCGCCGCACGGTTCGGACGTGCAGTTCTCCATCGCCTTCCCGGCCCGCGTGGCCAAGACCAACGGCACCCGCGAGGGCGACAACACGGTGTCGTGGAAGCTGCCCGCCGGGGAGACCTCCACGCTGCGCGCCGAGGTGAAGTACGCCGACCCGAACACCCGCTCGTTCGCGGGCTGGGCCGGCATCGTCGGCGGCATCACGCTGGCCGTGGCGGCCCTGATCGCGGGCATGGCCTTCCGCGATCGCAACCCCGCTCCCCCGAACTCCCCGCGCGGCCCGTTCTCGCCGCAGGAGATGTGGCGCGAGATCGCCAGCCGCAGGCTGGGCCGCTGA
- a CDS encoding SAV_6107 family HEPN domain-containing protein translates to MAGRNDGREHAGHDGRAGGLLRQADALLTDSAWEHEPGERFRTAYLAALRGAGAMIALTGADRAPRARSRSAWVLLRRASPEFAMWADYFEAHSQLRADLEAGLDRAITDTRADEFCSRVGAFLYDVDDALVAAAKTRPQPSRDRDMTA, encoded by the coding sequence ATGGCTGGTCGCAACGATGGTCGGGAGCACGCGGGGCACGACGGTCGCGCGGGCGGGCTGCTACGTCAGGCCGACGCCCTGCTCACCGATTCGGCCTGGGAGCACGAGCCGGGGGAGCGGTTCCGCACCGCCTACCTGGCCGCCCTGCGCGGCGCGGGCGCGATGATCGCGCTCACCGGCGCCGACCGGGCGCCGCGGGCCCGGTCCCGCAGCGCCTGGGTGCTGCTGCGGCGGGCCTCCCCGGAATTCGCGATGTGGGCGGATTACTTCGAGGCGCACTCGCAATTGCGGGCCGATCTGGAGGCCGGATTGGACCGTGCGATCACCGACACCCGCGCCGACGAATTCTGCTCACGGGTCGGCGCGTTCCTCTACGACGTCGACGATGCGCTGGTCGCCGCCGCGAAGACACGCCCGCAGCCGAGTCGCGACCGGGACATGACCGCTTAG
- a CDS encoding ABC transporter permease: protein MVDLLVRRSTVAPATAAGEGTARSAGFGVVVRWVRGHLGLVAASAVLVVAIGWALVPSVFASGDPLTGVPAEKFQSPSAAHWFGTDNLGRDLYTRMVHGAGLSLTATLTAVGIALVVGSLFGLLAGAAGGIVDTAIMRVVDVLLSIPALLLSLALVTALGFGTRNVALAVGISLIANFARVMRSEVLRVRHAPYVEAAHASGVRWYAVLARHVLPNSVQPVLALAAVEFGMAVLAVSSLSFLGYGTKPPTPEWGSLISEGRNFLASAWWLTTLPGLVIVAVVLSAQRLGRSVGKAENR from the coding sequence ATGGTCGACCTTCTCGTACGCCGTAGCACGGTCGCTCCCGCGACGGCGGCAGGCGAGGGCACCGCGCGCTCGGCCGGGTTCGGCGTCGTCGTGCGCTGGGTCCGCGGGCATCTCGGGCTCGTCGCGGCGAGCGCGGTGCTGGTCGTCGCGATCGGCTGGGCCCTGGTGCCGTCGGTGTTCGCCTCCGGTGACCCGCTCACCGGGGTACCCGCCGAGAAGTTCCAATCCCCCAGCGCCGCACACTGGTTCGGCACCGACAATCTCGGCCGCGACCTCTACACCCGGATGGTGCACGGCGCCGGCCTCTCGCTCACGGCGACGCTCACCGCGGTCGGTATCGCGCTGGTGGTCGGGTCGCTGTTCGGCCTGCTCGCGGGTGCGGCGGGCGGGATCGTCGACACCGCGATCATGCGCGTCGTCGACGTGCTGCTGTCGATCCCCGCGCTGCTGCTCTCGCTGGCGCTGGTGACGGCGCTCGGGTTCGGCACCCGCAATGTCGCGCTCGCCGTGGGTATCTCGCTGATCGCCAACTTCGCCCGGGTGATGCGCTCGGAGGTGCTACGGGTGCGGCACGCCCCGTATGTGGAGGCCGCGCACGCCTCGGGCGTCCGCTGGTACGCGGTGCTGGCTCGCCACGTCCTGCCGAACTCGGTGCAGCCGGTGCTGGCGCTGGCCGCGGTGGAGTTCGGGATGGCGGTGCTGGCGGTGTCGTCGCTGAGCTTCCTGGGCTACGGCACCAAACCGCCCACCCCGGAATGGGGTTCGCTGATCTCGGAGGGCCGCAACTTCCTCGCCTCGGCGTGGTGGCTGACCACCCTGCCGGGCCTGGTCATCGTCGCCGTGGTGCTCTCGGCGCAGCGACTGGGCCGGTCCGTCGGAAAGGCGGAGAATCGATGA
- a CDS encoding phytoene desaturase family protein, producing MRAPDTAIVVGSGHNALVAACYLAKAGVRVRVLERDEVPGGAVSTVERFPGHRVDRGSSAHIMIRHTGIVEELELERFGLRYLDCDPWGFTPSDGVRPPIVFRRDLDLTCASIAAACGARDADAYRRFVGVWGERSARVMRAFGGPPTPGRLVRSFWGLDARDGGSALSREFLQTGDALLDYWFDDERLKASLAWFGAQSGPPMSEPGTAPMAGFAALMHTLPPGRAVGGSGALSAALIARLRSDGGELHTGDAVTALRHAGDGWQVDTASGRNLRADTVIAGAHILATLDLLRAGGFDDSVLDDWQRRIRVGPGIGMVVRLATDRLPDYPGATHAESAHGLQFLVSDRNQLRLAHGAAMGGALPPRPVVLAMSFSALDPSIAPPGEHQLSLWAQWHPYALADGGDWAAHGEREADRIVAEVERYAPGFASSVRQRFTQTPVDLEREMGLRGGNVMHVEMSLDQMMLWRPLPELSGQRVPGAPGLYLTGASTHPGGGVSGASGRSAARLVLGDRRTRRFSLSRRR from the coding sequence GTGAGGGCGCCGGACACGGCGATCGTCGTCGGCTCCGGCCACAACGCGCTGGTCGCGGCCTGTTACCTGGCGAAGGCCGGCGTGCGGGTGCGAGTACTCGAACGCGACGAGGTGCCCGGCGGCGCGGTGTCGACCGTGGAGCGGTTCCCCGGTCACCGGGTGGACCGTGGTTCCTCGGCGCACATCATGATCCGGCACACCGGGATCGTCGAGGAGCTCGAGCTCGAACGGTTCGGATTGCGCTATCTCGACTGCGATCCCTGGGGTTTCACCCCGTCCGACGGTGTCCGCCCGCCGATCGTCTTCCGTCGCGATCTGGACCTGACCTGCGCCTCGATCGCCGCGGCGTGTGGGGCGCGCGACGCCGACGCCTACCGGCGCTTCGTCGGGGTGTGGGGTGAGCGCAGCGCGCGGGTGATGCGCGCGTTCGGCGGTCCGCCGACGCCGGGCAGGCTCGTGCGCTCGTTCTGGGGTCTGGACGCGCGCGACGGCGGCAGCGCGCTGTCGCGGGAGTTCCTGCAGACCGGTGACGCGCTGCTGGACTACTGGTTCGACGACGAACGGCTCAAGGCGTCGCTGGCCTGGTTCGGCGCGCAGTCCGGGCCGCCCATGTCGGAGCCGGGGACCGCGCCGATGGCCGGCTTCGCCGCGCTCATGCACACCCTGCCGCCCGGGCGGGCCGTGGGGGGAAGTGGGGCACTCAGTGCCGCCCTGATCGCCCGGCTGCGGTCCGACGGCGGCGAGCTGCACACCGGGGACGCCGTCACCGCGCTGCGCCACGCCGGCGACGGCTGGCAGGTCGACACGGCGTCGGGCCGGAACCTGCGCGCCGACACCGTGATCGCGGGCGCGCACATCCTGGCCACGCTGGACCTGCTGCGCGCGGGCGGTTTCGACGACAGCGTCCTCGACGACTGGCAGCGCCGCATCCGCGTCGGCCCGGGGATCGGCATGGTGGTGCGGCTGGCCACCGACCGGCTGCCCGACTATCCCGGCGCCACCCACGCCGAGTCCGCGCACGGTCTGCAGTTCCTGGTGTCGGACCGCAATCAGCTGCGGCTCGCGCACGGTGCGGCCATGGGCGGTGCGCTGCCGCCGCGGCCGGTGGTGCTGGCCATGAGTTTCAGCGCGCTGGATCCCTCCATCGCGCCGCCGGGGGAACACCAGCTGTCGCTCTGGGCGCAATGGCATCCCTACGCGCTGGCCGACGGCGGCGACTGGGCCGCGCACGGTGAGCGTGAGGCCGACCGGATCGTGGCCGAGGTCGAGCGGTACGCCCCGGGCTTCGCGTCCTCGGTGCGGCAGCGGTTCACGCAGACACCCGTCGACCTGGAACGGGAGATGGGTCTGCGCGGCGGCAATGTCATGCATGTGGAGATGTCGCTGGACCAGATGATGCTGTGGCGGCCGCTGCCGGAGCTGTCGGGTCAGCGGGTGCCGGGCGCCCCCGGGCTCTACCTGACCGGCGCGTCGACCCATCCCGGCGGCGGCGTGTCCGGTGCCAGCGGGCGCAGTGCCGCGCGCCTGGTCCTCGGCGATCGCCGCACGCGCCGATTCTCGTTGTCGCGTAGACGATGA
- a CDS encoding ABC transporter permease: MLRYVGSRVLQALWVLWAAFTLSFVVLYLLPADPVSMAADGGGVGTPVDQAAIAELQARYGLDKPLWEQYVTALGNAVTGDLGRSISTGAPVTQTIGDVLPATLGLAALALLFATLGGTALAFAATYTRRPWLRDALAALPPLGVSVPTFWTGLILLQLFSFRLHWFPAFGGTGLRGTLLPALTLALPIGAVIAQVLAAGLAQTWRQPFTEVALAKGASRWWVQRRHVARLASVPAFTIAGVLVGTMLAGSVVVESVFARAGVGRLTQTSVLNQDIPVVQGVVLLSALIFVLVNLAVDLLYPLLDPRITGTRRTARADSSGTTAAKAVSGA, translated from the coding sequence ATGCTCCGCTACGTGGGTTCGCGCGTGCTGCAGGCGCTCTGGGTGTTGTGGGCGGCGTTCACGCTGTCCTTCGTGGTGCTGTACCTGCTGCCCGCCGATCCGGTCTCGATGGCCGCCGACGGCGGCGGCGTCGGCACCCCGGTCGACCAGGCCGCGATCGCCGAGCTGCAGGCCAGGTACGGCCTGGACAAGCCGCTGTGGGAGCAGTACGTGACCGCGCTCGGCAACGCCGTCACCGGTGACCTGGGGCGCTCGATCAGCACCGGCGCGCCGGTGACCCAGACCATCGGCGACGTGCTGCCCGCCACCCTCGGACTGGCCGCGCTGGCTCTGCTGTTCGCCACCCTCGGTGGCACCGCGCTGGCCTTCGCGGCCACCTACACGCGGCGGCCGTGGCTGCGCGACGCGCTGGCCGCGCTGCCGCCGCTGGGGGTGTCGGTGCCGACCTTCTGGACCGGGCTGATCCTGTTGCAGCTGTTCTCGTTCCGGCTGCACTGGTTCCCCGCGTTCGGCGGCACCGGCCTGCGCGGCACCCTGTTGCCCGCGCTCACCCTGGCCCTGCCGATCGGCGCGGTGATCGCGCAGGTGCTGGCCGCCGGGCTGGCACAGACGTGGCGGCAGCCGTTCACCGAGGTGGCGCTGGCCAAGGGCGCCTCGCGCTGGTGGGTGCAGCGCAGGCACGTGGCGCGGCTGGCGAGCGTGCCCGCGTTCACCATCGCGGGCGTGCTGGTCGGCACGATGCTGGCCGGGTCGGTGGTGGTCGAGTCGGTGTTCGCCCGCGCGGGCGTGGGCCGGTTGACCCAGACCTCGGTGCTCAATCAGGACATTCCCGTGGTGCAGGGCGTCGTACTCCTGTCGGCGCTGATCTTCGTGCTGGTGAATCTGGCGGTGGACCTGCTGTATCCGCTGCTCGATCCGCGGATCACCGGCACCCGCCGGACCGCGCGGGCGGACAGCTCCGGGACCACCGCCGCGAAGGCGGTGTCCGGTGCCTGA
- a CDS encoding GNAT family N-acetyltransferase → MTAVKPNHTPAPVVVDLSVAALRARLHDALSVYVAAMDYPRGTEHHRAPMWTEHTTRAGWRAVAAVLPDDSGAVDLRTAPILAIAYGYRGAPRQWWHQQVHTGMRRCGWPEAAARDLLADYFELTELHVHPAAQGRGIGSTLLERLLADRTEAAVLLSTPEVPEEANRAWRLYRRAGFTDVIRNFVFAGDTRPFAILGRRLPLPASGR, encoded by the coding sequence ATGACAGCCGTCAAGCCGAATCACACCCCAGCACCCGTCGTCGTCGACCTCAGTGTCGCCGCCCTGCGCGCGCGCCTGCACGACGCCCTGTCGGTGTATGTCGCCGCCATGGACTATCCGCGCGGCACCGAGCACCACCGGGCCCCGATGTGGACCGAGCACACCACCAGGGCGGGCTGGCGCGCCGTGGCCGCCGTGCTGCCCGACGACTCCGGCGCGGTCGACCTGCGCACCGCCCCCATCCTGGCGATCGCCTACGGCTACCGCGGCGCGCCGCGGCAGTGGTGGCATCAGCAGGTACACACCGGGATGCGCCGCTGCGGCTGGCCCGAGGCGGCCGCGCGTGACCTGCTGGCGGACTACTTCGAACTCACCGAGCTGCACGTGCACCCGGCGGCGCAGGGCCGGGGAATCGGGTCCACGCTGCTCGAGCGGCTGCTGGCCGATCGCACCGAGGCCGCGGTCCTGCTGTCCACGCCGGAGGTGCCCGAGGAGGCGAACCGGGCCTGGCGCCTGTACCGGCGGGCCGGATTCACCGATGTGATCCGCAATTTCGTCTTCGCCGGCGATACCCGCCCGTTCGCCATCCTGGGGCGGCGGCTCCCGCTGCCCGCGTCCGGCCGGTGA